A single region of the Nitrospiraceae bacterium genome encodes:
- a CDS encoding SBBP repeat-containing protein, whose product MQFLKQATFITLLVTLWSVALALSGCSTLPQPTQQVPAAPPPNLQASFLSVPLSFEANQGQTDPEVKFFTRGPGYGLFLTPNEAVLALTHLQPPVSTPSDSPADEAVNEPAVLRMHLIGANPTPTLAGETALPGKVNYFIGNDPNKWESNIPIYGRVRYDNVYPGIDLVYYGNQQQLEYDFVVGPGQDPQHIAIRFEGVTRLELDQNGDLLLLQTEDGVIRQQKPFIYQDVDGKRQIIDGGYVINTEGQVGFQVAAYDVTKPLIIDPILVFSTFLGGAGNDNPFGIAVDNTGQVYVAGETSSLDFPTNNPLQATRAGLGDAYIAKLAADGSALIYATYLGGSGGETALSIAVDGTGHAYVTGETGSPDFPTKNAVQPIHGNGNSPFADAFVVKLAPDGSNLAYATFLGGLGHDVGGDIAVDATGQAYLTGWTSSPDFPTTLNTFQSTRLDDNNAFVVKLTQDGSALAYATYLGGSSLDVGNGIALDGRGQATVIGSTASTDFPTKNPLQPVLLGSSDAFVAQLTVDGSALTFSTYLGGSISDGGVGIAVDGSGQVYTTGYTSSPDFPTKNPIQPSYGNGRGDVFVAKLASDGSALSFATFLGGTGFEEAANITVDGEGHAWITGSTFSPDFPTANPLQPALHGNVDVFITEFLTDGSALKFSTFLGGTGGDGGNDIAVDSEGQIYITGSTGGASTTHPTPTFPIKFALQPTLGGLQDAFIAKINPQVNNLNNKFAPLGSGQVSTAFSRTPCGGATVGTFTVTATFTNISADTLSNLVIQVNKLTGGNVLCNADGGPDGAGALFTIPLLGSFADGQLSPNEAFTVAFQIGLQSFNPFQFVVDVLGEEIP is encoded by the coding sequence ATGCAATTCCTTAAACAAGCAACCTTCATCACGCTGCTGGTTACCCTGTGGTCCGTGGCTTTAGCCCTTTCAGGGTGTTCCACCCTCCCCCAGCCCACCCAGCAGGTGCCAGCCGCTCCACCTCCTAACCTGCAGGCTTCATTCCTCTCCGTTCCGTTAAGTTTTGAAGCCAATCAGGGGCAGACGGACCCAGAAGTCAAATTTTTCACTCGTGGACCAGGCTATGGCTTGTTTCTCACTCCCAATGAGGCGGTGCTGGCCCTCACTCACCTGCAGCCACCAGTGAGCACACCGTCGGACTCCCCTGCGGACGAGGCAGTCAATGAACCGGCTGTCCTGCGCATGCACCTGATCGGAGCGAATCCCACACCTACACTAGCCGGAGAGACCGCCCTCCCAGGCAAGGTGAACTACTTCATCGGGAACGATCCAAACAAATGGGAAAGTAATATCCCCATCTATGGTCGCGTGAGGTACGACAATGTGTATCCCGGTATCGACCTCGTCTATTACGGGAACCAACAGCAACTGGAGTATGACTTTGTAGTAGGCCCAGGGCAGGACCCCCAACACATTGCGATAAGGTTTGAGGGAGTCACTCGATTGGAACTGGATCAAAATGGAGACCTTCTTCTCCTACAAACAGAAGATGGAGTCATCCGCCAACAAAAACCATTCATCTATCAGGATGTGGATGGAAAAAGGCAAATAATTGATGGCGGCTATGTTATTAACACTGAGGGACAGGTGGGCTTTCAAGTGGCAGCCTATGATGTCACCAAGCCGTTAATCATTGATCCGATCTTGGTCTTCTCCACCTTCCTCGGAGGAGCCGGGAATGACAATCCCTTCGGCATCGCCGTGGATAACACCGGGCAGGTCTATGTAGCAGGAGAGACATCCTCGCTTGATTTTCCAACGAATAACCCTCTCCAGGCCACCCGTGCAGGATTAGGAGATGCCTATATCGCCAAGCTGGCTGCAGATGGTTCTGCTTTGATTTATGCCACATATCTCGGCGGGTCGGGCGGAGAAACAGCCTTAAGTATCGCTGTCGATGGCACAGGACACGCGTATGTGACCGGTGAAACAGGTTCTCCAGACTTTCCCACGAAAAATGCTGTGCAGCCCATCCATGGCAATGGCAATTCCCCGTTTGCCGACGCGTTTGTCGTCAAGCTAGCTCCTGATGGCTCTAACCTGGCTTACGCGACGTTTCTTGGGGGACTCGGCCACGATGTTGGGGGAGACATCGCCGTCGATGCAACAGGACAGGCGTATCTCACAGGATGGACGAGTTCCCCCGACTTCCCCACCACCCTGAATACCTTCCAATCCACTCGCCTCGATGATAATAATGCTTTCGTGGTTAAACTGACCCAGGATGGCTCGGCCTTGGCTTATGCCACCTATCTCGGAGGAAGTAGCCTTGATGTTGGAAATGGCATCGCCCTTGATGGAAGGGGACAAGCTACAGTGATAGGAAGTACCGCATCGACCGACTTTCCCACCAAAAATCCCCTCCAGCCAGTTTTACTTGGTTCCTCTGACGCTTTCGTCGCTCAACTAACCGTCGATGGATCAGCCCTAACCTTTTCCACCTATCTTGGAGGGAGCATCAGCGATGGAGGAGTAGGAATCGCCGTCGATGGCAGTGGGCAAGTGTATACAACCGGGTATACAAGCTCTCCAGACTTTCCCACAAAAAACCCCATCCAGCCATCCTATGGAAACGGCAGAGGGGACGTCTTCGTGGCAAAGCTTGCCTCAGATGGGTCGGCCCTATCCTTTGCAACCTTTCTCGGAGGAACGGGGTTCGAAGAGGCTGCAAATATTACAGTTGATGGGGAAGGACATGCTTGGATCACAGGTTCCACGTTTTCACCAGATTTTCCTACGGCAAACCCCTTACAACCTGCGCTTCATGGCAACGTAGACGTCTTTATTACCGAATTCCTGACAGATGGGTCGGCATTAAAATTTTCCACGTTTCTCGGGGGAACGGGGGGTGATGGGGGGAATGATATCGCCGTAGATAGCGAGGGGCAAATTTACATTACCGGATCCACAGGGGGCGCGTCGACGACTCACCCGACACCCACATTTCCTATAAAATTTGCCTTGCAGCCAACCCTCGGCGGCTTGCAAGACGCCTTTATCGCCAAGATTAATCCTCAAGTCAATAATTTAAATAACAAATTTGCGCCGCTTGGTTCAGGCCAGGTGAGCACTGCCTTTAGTCGGACTCCCTGCGGCGGTGCAACGGTCGGGACGTTTACGGTCACAGCGACA